A portion of the Stigmatella aurantiaca DW4/3-1 genome contains these proteins:
- a CDS encoding YcnI family protein: protein MSASPRLLLAAVAVLLCTAAEAHISVISGPAIAGNNQELTFNISHGCSGADTFRIEVRIPDGVTSVRPLDSMLGKAVLSKDAEGVLKSVVWTKPAADVLPGDTHLYRVSLSALLPNTPFTTLFFPTIQSCRAADGTETTVEWTAASTDHGHGGGTAPTTNPAPFVFLLPARSPGWNKYTVDQHVHDLSVFKDAQIVWAGNTAYSANPLVLSLIEKEQGTQVLKEIHPGTEIWVKY, encoded by the coding sequence ATGAGCGCATCACCGCGTCTGCTGTTGGCTGCCGTGGCCGTCCTGCTGTGCACCGCCGCCGAGGCCCACATCTCCGTGATCTCCGGGCCCGCGATTGCCGGAAACAACCAAGAACTCACCTTCAACATCAGCCATGGTTGCTCGGGTGCGGACACCTTTCGCATCGAAGTCCGCATCCCGGACGGGGTGACGTCGGTCCGCCCCCTGGACTCGATGCTCGGCAAGGCCGTCCTGTCCAAGGACGCGGAAGGCGTCTTGAAGTCCGTTGTCTGGACCAAGCCCGCCGCCGACGTGCTCCCCGGCGACACCCACCTGTACCGGGTCAGCCTGAGCGCGCTGCTGCCGAACACGCCCTTCACCACCCTGTTCTTCCCGACGATTCAGTCCTGCCGGGCCGCCGATGGCACCGAGACGACGGTCGAGTGGACCGCCGCCTCCACGGACCATGGCCATGGCGGGGGCACCGCACCCACGACGAACCCCGCCCCCTTCGTCTTCCTGCTCCCCGCGCGCTCGCCCGGCTGGAACAAGTACACCGTGGATCAGCACGTCCATGACCTGAGCGTCTTCAAGGACGCCCAGATTGTCTGGGCGGGAAACACCGCCTACAGCGCCAACCCCCTCGTCCTGAGCTTGATTGAGAAGGAGCAGGGCACCCAGGTGCTCAAGGAGATTCATCCAGGGACCGAGATCTGGGTCAAATACTGA
- a CDS encoding (2Fe-2S) ferredoxin domain-containing protein, with translation MSPARPIRPPWKSGAVLVCRKCSGNKALDLRRWLKRRLKKEGHQDHIQVLRVGCLDICPKGRVTAVVQPLPGHAGGGCFVVEPEEEGEDFYRQVLKLLAPAGPPR, from the coding sequence ATGAGCCCTGCTCGACCCATCCGCCCCCCCTGGAAGTCGGGCGCCGTGCTGGTGTGCCGGAAATGTTCAGGCAACAAGGCGCTGGACCTGCGCCGCTGGCTCAAACGGCGGCTCAAGAAGGAAGGTCATCAGGACCACATCCAGGTCCTCCGGGTGGGCTGCCTCGACATCTGCCCCAAGGGGCGGGTGACCGCGGTGGTGCAGCCGCTCCCAGGCCACGCAGGCGGCGGCTGCTTCGTGGTGGAGCCCGAAGAGGAGGGAGAGGACTTCTACCGCCAGGTCCTGAAGCTCCTGGCGCCGGCCGGCCCGCCGCGCTAG
- a CDS encoding FadR/GntR family transcriptional regulator has translation MEWVGLVGRVEQDLERMISQGLLPQDGLLPSENTLAKHYGLSRSTVREALKRLAARALIEQHPGRRSRALPLEGAVTLENLGVVLEGPGAAHPERRKLLEGFLALKRETAVELLAACCQQASARDLDTLAGLCFELAEAARWGECPDRWAELEFELLRQAARAVDRPGQALLLQSLERSYRGLARRLRPHLNAQATRQWALCALHALAAKDVQPLRRELPALLQASDAHLLAGLPPPQEPRESSRSPLCAEATPSHPTPEHEEAPERVSEANGPNQSACPTGLSQRPPTGGPPPEAPFSDSHDPLVGGAPSAEVPQGQEAPRRVPLGLQERPTQALSGSGTGGEFLGRQSGHLLLDGTKENEPGGACTTVFGDADT, from the coding sequence ATGGAATGGGTGGGGCTTGTCGGACGAGTGGAGCAGGACCTGGAGCGGATGATTTCGCAAGGCCTGCTGCCCCAGGATGGATTGCTTCCCTCAGAAAACACTCTGGCCAAGCACTACGGACTTTCACGGAGCACCGTCCGGGAAGCACTGAAGCGCCTGGCCGCCAGAGCGTTGATTGAGCAGCACCCGGGCCGCCGCAGCCGAGCCCTCCCCTTGGAGGGGGCGGTGACCCTGGAGAACCTGGGAGTGGTGCTGGAGGGCCCGGGCGCCGCTCACCCGGAGAGACGCAAGCTGCTGGAGGGTTTTCTGGCCCTCAAGCGAGAGACGGCAGTGGAACTGCTGGCGGCGTGTTGCCAGCAGGCCTCCGCCAGGGACTTGGACACGTTGGCAGGCCTGTGCTTCGAGTTGGCGGAGGCGGCCCGCTGGGGCGAGTGCCCCGATAGGTGGGCAGAGCTGGAGTTCGAGTTGCTGAGGCAAGCAGCCCGCGCGGTGGACCGTCCCGGACAGGCGCTGCTGCTGCAATCACTGGAGCGCTCGTACCGGGGACTGGCTCGGCGGCTGAGGCCGCACCTGAATGCGCAGGCCACTCGGCAGTGGGCACTCTGTGCGCTGCACGCCTTGGCCGCCAAGGACGTGCAGCCCCTGCGCCGGGAACTGCCCGCCTTGCTCCAGGCGAGCGATGCGCACCTACTTGCAGGCCTTCCACCCCCGCAGGAGCCCAGGGAGTCGTCACGGTCCCCACTCTGCGCAGAGGCCACCCCCTCTCACCCCACCCCGGAGCATGAAGAGGCCCCGGAGAGGGTGTCGGAGGCGAACGGTCCCAACCAGTCTGCTTGTCCTACAGGTTTGAGCCAACGGCCGCCCACGGGGGGCCCCCCACCCGAGGCTCCCTTCTCTGACTCACACGACCCTCTGGTAGGCGGGGCGCCCAGCGCGGAGGTGCCTCAGGGCCAGGAAGCGCCGCGAAGGGTTCCGCTTGGCCTCCAGGAGCGCCCGACCCAGGCTCTGAGTGGCTCGGGCACTGGGGGTGAGTTCTTGGGCAGGCAGAGCGGACACCTCCTCCTGGATGGAACGAAGGAGAACGAACCTGGTGGAGCGTGTACGACTGTCTTTGGAGACGCGGACACTTGA
- the ypfJ gene encoding KPN_02809 family neutral zinc metallopeptidase, giving the protein MKWQGGRRSSNIEDRRGMGVGRPLAVGGGATTLVIALLVYLLGGDPGEIVSQAPRSPPSQVGTGGSGDPAQEPLADFVSVILADTEDTWPALLSGVGATYVEPRLVLFSDAVESACGFQESAVGPFYCPRDQRVYLDLGFFRELDQRLGASGDFAQAYVVAHEVGHHVQNLLGTSERVQELRGRNRANANALSVLQELQADCFAGIWAHHAQQQRQVLEPGDVEEGLNAASAIGDDTLQRRAGGHVVPESFTHGSSAQRVFWFRRGLEQGTLEACDTFREGR; this is encoded by the coding sequence ATGAAGTGGCAAGGAGGCCGTCGCAGCTCGAACATCGAGGATCGCCGGGGCATGGGGGTGGGGCGTCCCCTGGCGGTGGGAGGCGGGGCCACGACGCTGGTCATCGCGCTGCTGGTGTACCTGCTGGGCGGCGACCCGGGAGAGATCGTGTCCCAGGCCCCCCGGAGCCCTCCGTCCCAGGTGGGCACGGGAGGCTCGGGGGATCCGGCGCAGGAGCCGCTCGCGGACTTCGTCTCCGTCATCCTCGCGGACACGGAGGACACCTGGCCCGCGTTGCTCTCGGGTGTGGGCGCCACCTACGTCGAGCCGCGCCTCGTCCTCTTCTCGGACGCGGTGGAGTCGGCCTGTGGCTTCCAGGAGAGCGCGGTGGGCCCCTTCTATTGTCCGCGGGACCAGCGTGTGTACCTGGACCTGGGCTTCTTCCGGGAGCTGGACCAGCGGCTGGGCGCCTCGGGGGACTTCGCCCAGGCCTATGTGGTGGCGCATGAGGTGGGACACCACGTGCAGAACCTGCTCGGGACGTCCGAGCGGGTCCAGGAGCTGAGGGGCCGGAACCGGGCCAACGCCAACGCCCTGTCCGTGCTCCAGGAGCTTCAGGCGGACTGCTTCGCGGGCATCTGGGCGCACCATGCCCAGCAGCAGCGCCAGGTGCTGGAGCCGGGCGATGTGGAGGAGGGCTTGAACGCGGCCTCGGCCATCGGGGACGACACCCTTCAGCGCCGGGCGGGCGGACACGTGGTGCCCGAGTCCTTCACCCATGGTTCCTCGGCGCAGCGGGTGTTCTGGTTCCGCCGGGGCCTGGAGCAGGGCACGCTCGAGGCGTGCGACACCTTCCGGGAGGGGCGCTGA